A single window of Apium graveolens cultivar Ventura unplaced genomic scaffold, ASM990537v1 ctg8814, whole genome shotgun sequence DNA harbors:
- the LOC141705346 gene encoding uncharacterized protein LOC141705346: protein MHIIWSPPEIGCFKLNTDASFRSDSASFSIGLVLRDHLGSFVAGKVASFTNCHTVLEAETIAIWEGFKWLTSMSYQYVSVESDSFLSIQAIRRPCENLLELGHILESCRTIMQSRAGFSISFVKRQANKVAHEMAKIPCLLNCQNLFTTPPSSVQEMLLYDLSF, encoded by the coding sequence ATGCATATCATTTGGTCTCCTCCAGAGATTGGGTGTTTCAAACTGAATACGGATGCTTCCTTTAGAAGTGATTCGGCATCTTTTTCTATTGGCTTAGTGTTACGAGATCATCTTGGAAGCTTTGTAGCAGGTAAGGTCGCGTCGTTTACAAACTGTCACACAGTTTTGGAAGCAGAAACTATTGCGATCTGGGAAGGCTTCAAGTGGCTGACATCTATGTCGTATCAGTATGTGTCTGTTGAGTCTGATTCTTTTCTTTCGATCCAAGCAATTCGGAGGCCTTGCGAGAATTTGCTGGAGCTGGGTCACATTTTGGAAAGCTGTCGAACTATAATGCAATCTAGAGCGGGTTTTTCAATCTCTTTTGTTAAAAGGCAAGCAAACAAAGTAGCCCATGAAATGGCTAAAATTCCTTGTTTGCTCAATTGCCAGAATTTGTTTACTACTCCTCCATCTAGTGTGCAGGAGATGCTTTTGTATGATCTATCTTTTTAA
- the LOC141705347 gene encoding NAC domain-containing protein JA2-like yields MDREECDICEGLKVGFRFASSPHEVLLQYLIPMIQKQPLPCDHIIKQADVYGASTQCEVFRDDDLFWQSASSGKKKTIYVFAKLSKNGKRVSRRAGRGTWVGQSNKKIEDKKSNEVLGSRGAFTYKIDKKVSSNGESDDKWCMYEYTLDDKFSKKLGLPESVQDYAICEIIKRGDDNASEYSVNLLKSSNQYDTDSSVLMGEVNQILTDSQ; encoded by the coding sequence ATGGACAGAGAGGAATGTGACATTTGCGAAGGACTAAAGGTAGGGTTTCGCTTTGCGTCTTCACCACACGAAGTCTTGCTCCAATATCTCATCCCTATGATCCAAAAACAACCACTCCCCTGCGATCATATCATCAAACAAGCTGATGTTTACGGAGCCTCGACGCAATGCGAAGTTTTCAGAGATGATGATCTCTTCTGGCAATCAGCATCATCCGGCAAGAAGAAGACTATTTACGTGTTCGCTAAGTTGTCCAAGAACGGTAAGCGTGTTTCGAGGAGAGCTGGTCGTGGCACTTGGGTTGGTCAGAGTAATAAAAAGATTGAGGACAAGAAGAGTAATGAGGTTCTTGGAAGCAGAGGAGCTTTTACGTACAAAATCGACAAGAAGGTGAGTAGTAATGGTGAGAGTGATGATAAGTGGTGCATGTATGAGTATACTCTGGATGATAAATTTTCGAAAAAACTTGGTTTACCAGAATCAGTTCAAGACTATGCGATATGCGAGATTATTAAGCGAGGTGATGATAATGCCAGCGAGTACTCTGTTAATCTACTGAAATCATCTAATCAATATGATACTGATTCTTCAGTGCTTATGGGCGAAGTTAATCAGATACTAACAGATTCACAATGA